A section of the Ciceribacter thiooxidans genome encodes:
- a CDS encoding methyltransferase family protein, with translation MNAYRLKPLKYPWPPLLYGVAIVAALLLDRYVGLLPPLPREGYLLWTLGGVLALVALSLDIWAVKTLLECHTAVLPNRCAQRLVTNGPFRFTRNPIYLGYTLMTIAFGLLTGNSWFFVAAVSAAVVTTLVAIRCEEMHLLARFGIEFERYCQRTRRWI, from the coding sequence ATGAACGCCTATCGCCTGAAACCACTTAAGTATCCCTGGCCACCCCTGCTCTACGGCGTCGCGATCGTCGCGGCGCTGCTGCTTGATCGCTATGTCGGCCTTCTGCCACCGCTGCCGCGCGAGGGCTATCTCCTCTGGACGCTCGGAGGGGTGCTCGCGCTCGTCGCGCTCAGCCTCGACATATGGGCGGTGAAGACGCTCCTCGAATGCCACACGGCGGTGCTCCCGAACCGCTGCGCACAGCGCCTGGTGACGAACGGCCCGTTCCGCTTCACCCGCAATCCGATCTATCTCGGTTATACGCTGATGACGATCGCCTTCGGGCTGCTGACGGGCAATAGCTGGTTCTTCGTCGCCGCCGTCAGCGCGGCCGTGGTCACGACGCTGGTTGCGATCCGCTGTGAGGAAATGCATCTGCTCGCCCGCTTCGGCATCGAATTCGAGCGATACTGCCAGCGCACCCGCCGCTGGATCTGA
- a CDS encoding DMT family transporter has translation MTVATSLTRQSPVEGMVLMAACMLVLPVMDAIAKYMATVEGMSPGQVTFYRFFFQLACTLPVLFLLRGRDALAARRPYMNLLRGCLHGAASLMFFAAVKYMPLADVFAIYFVEPFILTALSALFLKERVGWRRWLAIVVGFGGAMIVIQPSYAVFGLTALLPVACAFLFALYMFLNRAIGEADSPMTMQTMSGVGGTLIMGAALLAGTGTGASDLAPSLPSSWLGLGLLVLLGSISGYIHLLIVRAFRLAPLSVLAPFQYFEIIAATILGYALFGEFPDASKWTGVAIIVGSGLFILWREQKRAKSTAI, from the coding sequence ATGACAGTCGCGACCTCCCTCACCCGACAGAGCCCCGTCGAAGGCATGGTCCTGATGGCCGCCTGCATGCTCGTGCTGCCGGTGATGGATGCGATCGCCAAATACATGGCGACCGTCGAGGGCATGTCGCCGGGTCAGGTGACATTCTACCGCTTCTTCTTTCAGCTGGCCTGCACGCTGCCGGTGCTTTTCCTTCTGCGCGGGCGTGACGCGCTTGCCGCCCGGCGCCCCTACATGAACCTCCTGCGCGGTTGCCTGCACGGCGCGGCGAGCCTGATGTTCTTCGCCGCGGTCAAGTACATGCCGCTCGCCGACGTCTTTGCGATCTACTTCGTCGAACCCTTCATCCTGACGGCACTTTCGGCGCTCTTTCTCAAGGAGCGGGTCGGCTGGCGCCGCTGGCTTGCGATCGTCGTCGGCTTCGGCGGCGCCATGATCGTCATCCAGCCGAGCTACGCGGTCTTCGGACTGACGGCGCTGCTGCCGGTCGCCTGCGCCTTTCTCTTCGCTCTCTACATGTTTCTCAATCGCGCGATCGGCGAGGCCGACTCGCCGATGACCATGCAGACGATGTCGGGGGTCGGCGGCACGCTCATCATGGGAGCCGCGCTGCTTGCCGGCACCGGCACGGGCGCGAGCGATCTCGCCCCGTCGCTCCCCTCTTCCTGGCTCGGTCTCGGTCTTCTCGTTCTGCTTGGCTCGATCTCCGGCTACATCCACCTGTTGATCGTGCGCGCCTTCCGGCTCGCGCCGCTCTCGGTACTTGCACCCTTCCAGTATTTCGAGATCATCGCCGCGACCATACTCGGCTACGCGCTGTTCGGGGAATTCCCCGACGCCTCGAAATGGACCGGTGTCGCCATTATCGTCGGCTCCGGCCTGTTCATTCTCTGGCGCGAGCAGAAACGCGCAAAAAGCACGGCAATTTAA
- a CDS encoding DUF1489 family protein has translation MTLHLIKLCVGAESLEDLRQWVAERSLTAIAAGLEPHSSHVTRMVPKRSEELLDGGSLYWIIKGQVAARQRLLDIKTFTGGDGISRCELILGPEVVEVAPAPRRPFQGWRYLDADAAPRDLNASGADIEDMPDDLRRELAELGLL, from the coding sequence ATGACACTGCATCTGATCAAGCTCTGCGTGGGCGCGGAGTCGCTCGAGGACCTCAGGCAATGGGTCGCCGAGCGCTCGCTGACGGCCATTGCCGCCGGCCTCGAACCGCATAGCTCCCACGTCACCCGCATGGTGCCCAAACGCTCGGAAGAACTGCTGGACGGCGGCTCGCTCTACTGGATCATCAAGGGGCAGGTTGCCGCACGCCAGCGGCTTCTCGACATCAAGACCTTCACCGGCGGCGACGGTATCAGTCGCTGCGAGCTGATCCTCGGGCCTGAGGTCGTCGAGGTTGCGCCGGCGCCGCGTCGTCCCTTCCAGGGCTGGCGCTATCTCGACGCAGATGCCGCCCCGAGGGACCTCAACGCCTCCGGCGCCGATATCGAGGACATGCCGGACGACCTGCGTCGGGAACTCGCCGAGCTCGGCCTGCTTTAG
- a CDS encoding peptide deformylase: MAVLPLVTYPHPALKAACAPVTDFGPGLSTLADDLYDTMKAAPGVGITAAHVGILQRLVVLDLPEIGGRHTYVNPEILWSSGDEMSHTEGSVSMPGATETVTRPRAVKFRYQDLDGTVHEEDLDGFPAICMQHEIDQLDGIFWLQRLSKLKRDRLTKKWEKMRG, encoded by the coding sequence GTGGCGGTCCTCCCCCTGGTCACCTATCCGCACCCGGCGCTGAAGGCGGCATGCGCTCCCGTCACCGATTTCGGCCCCGGCCTCTCCACCCTTGCGGACGATCTCTACGATACGATGAAGGCCGCACCCGGCGTCGGAATCACCGCTGCCCATGTCGGCATCCTGCAGAGGCTCGTCGTCCTCGACCTGCCGGAGATCGGCGGCCGGCACACCTACGTCAATCCGGAAATCCTCTGGTCCTCCGGCGATGAGATGAGCCATACCGAAGGCAGCGTCTCCATGCCCGGCGCGACCGAGACCGTGACCCGCCCCCGCGCCGTCAAGTTCCGTTATCAGGATCTCGACGGGACGGTTCATGAGGAGGACCTCGACGGCTTCCCGGCGATCTGCATGCAGCACGAGATAGACCAGCTCGACGGCATCTTCTGGCTGCAGCGGCTGTCGAAACTGAAGCGCGACCGCCTGACGAAGAAGTGGGAAAAGATGCGGGGCTGA
- a CDS encoding heparan-alpha-glucosaminide N-acetyltransferase, whose amino-acid sequence MAAVSDTDNRPLTSRRIGILDTARGIALVAMASYHFTWDLEFFGYIESGTATQGLWKLYARAIASSFIFLAGVSLVLAHYPTLKPQSFVKRLGMVAGAAIAITIATAIAMPDGMIFFGILHHIAAASVIGLLFLRLPPVLTVVAALAALAAPSYLRSEVFDAPYLLWIGLSEHLPRSNDYVPLLPWIGAFLLGIAAARTARAAGWLDTLADAPQGSAILRFGGRHSLIVYLLHQPLLIATVYLISIIVPPQKPDPMQSYLQSCETSCRTEGSQAELCSRFCGCTLEKLMQQSLFEPLQSGAIQPDQDERVLQLARECTAVSQ is encoded by the coding sequence GTGGCCGCAGTTTCAGACACTGACAATCGCCCTTTAACCTCGAGACGGATCGGCATCCTGGACACCGCCAGGGGGATCGCGCTGGTCGCGATGGCGTCCTACCACTTCACCTGGGATCTGGAATTCTTCGGCTACATTGAATCCGGCACGGCAACGCAAGGGTTGTGGAAACTCTATGCCCGCGCGATAGCGTCGAGCTTCATCTTCTTGGCGGGCGTCAGCCTTGTGCTCGCCCATTATCCGACGCTGAAGCCGCAATCGTTCGTGAAGCGCCTCGGCATGGTAGCCGGTGCGGCAATCGCCATCACCATCGCGACGGCGATCGCCATGCCGGACGGCATGATCTTTTTCGGCATCCTGCACCATATCGCCGCGGCGAGCGTGATCGGACTGCTGTTCCTCCGACTGCCGCCCGTGCTGACGGTCGTTGCCGCGCTTGCCGCCCTCGCCGCGCCCTCCTATCTCCGCTCGGAGGTTTTCGACGCACCGTACCTGCTCTGGATCGGCCTCTCCGAGCATCTTCCACGTTCGAACGACTACGTGCCGCTGCTTCCCTGGATCGGTGCCTTCCTGCTGGGGATTGCGGCGGCGCGGACGGCGCGTGCCGCCGGCTGGCTGGACACGCTGGCCGATGCGCCACAAGGCTCGGCGATCCTGCGCTTCGGCGGCCGCCACAGCCTCATCGTCTACCTCTTGCATCAGCCCCTGTTGATCGCGACCGTCTACTTGATCTCGATCATCGTCCCGCCGCAGAAACCTGATCCTATGCAGTCCTATCTGCAGAGCTGCGAAACCAGCTGCCGGACTGAAGGCAGCCAGGCGGAACTCTGCAGCCGCTTCTGCGGATGCACCCTGGAAAAGCTGATGCAACAGTCCCTCTTCGAACCTCTCCAGTCTGGCGCAATCCAGCCGGATCAGGATGAACGTGTGTTGCAGCTAGCCCGTGAATGTACCGCAGTCAGCCAATGA
- a CDS encoding MerR family transcriptional regulator encodes MKKYYSITELTREFGVSTRTLRFYEDEGLLHPERRGRTRLYRAADRRLLQEILRGRRIGFTVAEIREIVQVYKAPPGEIGQLKMMMKKIDEKREELRQKRKDIDETLAELDNAEEACLTRLVEIGVGT; translated from the coding sequence GTGAAAAAGTATTACAGCATAACGGAACTGACGCGAGAATTCGGCGTCTCGACCCGGACCTTGAGGTTCTACGAAGACGAAGGCCTGTTGCATCCCGAGCGTCGCGGCCGAACGCGTCTCTATCGCGCTGCGGATCGCCGGCTGCTGCAGGAAATTCTGCGTGGCCGACGCATCGGGTTCACCGTAGCCGAGATCCGCGAAATCGTCCAGGTTTACAAGGCGCCGCCGGGCGAGATCGGTCAGCTGAAGATGATGATGAAGAAGATCGACGAGAAGCGCGAAGAATTGCGCCAGAAGCGCAAGGATATCGACGAGACGCTCGCCGAACTCGACAACGCCGAGGAGGCCTGCCTGACGCGGCTCGTCGAGATCGGCGTCGGGACCTGA
- a CDS encoding S-(hydroxymethyl)glutathione dehydrogenase/class III alcohol dehydrogenase codes for MDVRAAVAIQAGKPLEVMTVQLEGPKAGEVLVEIKATGICHTDDFTLSGADPEGLFPAILGHEGAGIVVDVGPGVTSVKKGDHVIPLYTPECRECPSCLSRKTNLCTAIRSTQGQGVMPDGTSRFSLGKDKIHHYMGCSTFANYTVLPEIAVAKVNPDAPFDKICYIGCGVTTGIGAVINTAKVELGSTAIVFGLGGIGLNVIQGLRLAGADMIIGVDLNNDKKEWGERFGMTHFVNPKEVGDDIVPYLVNMTKRGADQIGGADYTFDCTGNTKVMRQALEASHRGWGKSVVIGVAGAGQEISTRPFQLVTGRTWMGTAFGGARGRTDVPKIVDWYMDGKIEIDSMITHTMPLEDINKGFELMHKGESIRSVVVY; via the coding sequence ATGGACGTACGCGCCGCCGTCGCAATCCAGGCCGGAAAGCCGCTCGAAGTGATGACCGTCCAGCTCGAAGGGCCGAAGGCCGGTGAGGTGCTGGTCGAGATCAAGGCGACCGGCATCTGCCACACCGACGACTTCACGCTTTCGGGCGCCGATCCGGAAGGCCTCTTCCCGGCCATCCTCGGCCACGAGGGCGCGGGCATCGTCGTCGACGTCGGTCCGGGCGTCACGAGCGTGAAGAAGGGCGACCACGTGATCCCGCTCTATACGCCGGAATGCCGGGAATGCCCCTCCTGCCTGTCGCGCAAGACCAATCTCTGCACGGCGATCCGCTCGACGCAGGGCCAGGGCGTGATGCCGGACGGCACCTCCCGCTTCTCGCTCGGCAAGGACAAGATCCACCATTACATGGGCTGCTCGACGTTCGCGAACTACACGGTTCTGCCGGAGATCGCGGTCGCCAAGGTCAACCCGGACGCACCCTTCGACAAGATCTGCTACATCGGCTGCGGCGTGACGACCGGCATCGGCGCCGTCATCAACACCGCCAAGGTCGAGCTCGGCTCGACGGCGATCGTCTTCGGGCTCGGCGGCATCGGCCTCAACGTCATCCAGGGCCTGCGACTCGCCGGCGCCGACATGATCATCGGCGTCGACTTGAACAACGACAAGAAGGAATGGGGCGAACGCTTTGGAATGACACACTTTGTCAATCCGAAGGAAGTTGGTGATGACATCGTGCCCTATCTCGTCAACATGACCAAGCGCGGCGCCGACCAGATCGGGGGGGCCGATTACACCTTCGACTGCACCGGCAATACGAAGGTCATGCGTCAGGCGCTCGAAGCGTCCCATCGCGGCTGGGGCAAGTCGGTCGTCATCGGCGTCGCCGGGGCCGGCCAGGAGATCTCCACCCGCCCGTTCCAGCTCGTCACCGGCCGCACCTGGATGGGCACCGCCTTCGGCGGCGCGCGCGGCCGCACCGACGTGCCGAAGATCGTCGACTGGTACATGGACGGCAAGATCGAAATCGACTCTATGATCACCCACACCATGCCGCTCGAGGACATCAACAAGGGCTTCGAGCTGATGCACAAGGGAGAGTCGATCCGCAGCGTGGTGGTCTATTGA
- a CDS encoding DUF599 domain-containing protein: MTFIDFFALALFLVLWIVFSWLTGGARILDRPSLTQAMAERRREWIHNSLTRDLKMIDTQILAGLQNGTAFFASTSIFAIGGCFALLGATEQVDTVFRDLPFIAYSGRTGFEFKVIGLTAIFGYAFFKFGWSYRLFNYCTILFGTLPMSENARKNPQETERMAERVIRMNIIAAKQFNAGLRAIFLSIGYLGWFVSPYVFVGTSIIIFFVLVRRQFFSDARLALMTDTAP; the protein is encoded by the coding sequence ATGACATTCATCGACTTTTTCGCCCTTGCGTTGTTCCTGGTTCTCTGGATCGTCTTCTCCTGGCTGACGGGCGGCGCCAGGATCCTCGATCGCCCGAGCCTCACACAGGCGATGGCCGAGCGACGGCGGGAATGGATCCACAATTCGCTCACCCGCGACCTGAAGATGATCGACACGCAGATCCTGGCCGGCCTGCAGAACGGCACGGCCTTCTTCGCGTCGACGTCGATATTCGCGATCGGCGGCTGCTTCGCGCTGCTGGGCGCGACCGAGCAGGTCGATACCGTTTTCCGCGACCTGCCCTTCATCGCCTACAGCGGTCGCACCGGTTTCGAGTTCAAGGTCATCGGCCTCACCGCGATCTTCGGTTATGCCTTCTTCAAGTTCGGCTGGTCCTATCGCCTGTTCAACTACTGCACGATTCTCTTCGGGACGCTGCCGATGTCGGAGAACGCGAGGAAGAACCCGCAGGAGACCGAACGCATGGCGGAGCGGGTCATCCGCATGAACATCATCGCAGCCAAGCAGTTCAATGCCGGCCTTCGCGCGATTTTTCTGTCGATAGGCTACCTGGGGTGGTTCGTCAGCCCTTACGTCTTCGTAGGAACATCGATTATCATCTTCTTCGTACTGGTACGCCGACAGTTTTTCTCCGATGCGCGTCTTGCGTTGATGACCGACACGGCGCCTTGA
- a CDS encoding L-serine ammonia-lyase: MFLSVFDVFKIGIGPSSSHTMGPMTAAKRFLDLILSDDWPRPSGAAVAALKVSLHGSLAYTGIGHGTGRAVIIGLTGEEPDRVDPDRMDDIIAGVEREGQVVPPGHPAYRFAPKDDLVYDKKVPLPGHANGMRFTAIDRDGRVLLTTVYYSIGGGFVVTDTELAAMQKQKKQAATQKVPYPFASAKEMLEMARRSGLTIAQMKRANEETVMDRAALDAGLDRIWEAMSGCIDRGLKQEGRLPGGLNVKRRARSIHDKLEEEWRSNRQNPLLANDWLSVYAMAVNEENAAGGRVVTAPTNGAAGVVPATVRYYLHFHPDADQEGIRDYLLTAAAIGGIIKHNASISGAEVGCQGEVGSASAMAAAGLAAVMGGSPEQIENAAEIALEHHLGMTCDPVAGLVQVPCIERNALGAVKAVTAASLALKGTGEHFVPLDACVETMRQTGLDMSEKYKETSLGGLAVNVVEC, translated from the coding sequence ATGTTTCTTTCTGTTTTCGACGTATTCAAGATCGGCATCGGCCCGTCGAGCTCCCATACGATGGGGCCGATGACGGCCGCCAAGCGCTTCCTCGACCTCATTCTCTCGGATGACTGGCCACGCCCGAGCGGTGCGGCGGTCGCGGCGCTGAAGGTCAGTCTGCATGGATCGCTCGCCTATACCGGCATCGGTCACGGCACCGGCCGTGCCGTCATCATCGGCCTGACGGGCGAGGAGCCGGATCGCGTCGATCCGGACCGGATGGACGACATCATCGCCGGCGTCGAACGGGAAGGGCAAGTGGTGCCGCCCGGTCATCCCGCCTACCGTTTCGCGCCGAAGGACGATCTGGTCTACGACAAGAAGGTGCCGCTGCCGGGTCACGCGAACGGCATGCGGTTCACCGCCATCGACCGCGACGGGCGGGTGCTGCTCACCACCGTCTATTATTCGATCGGCGGTGGCTTCGTCGTCACCGATACCGAACTTGCCGCCATGCAGAAGCAGAAGAAGCAGGCGGCGACCCAGAAGGTGCCCTATCCCTTCGCCAGCGCCAAGGAAATGCTCGAGATGGCGCGCCGCTCCGGCCTCACCATCGCCCAGATGAAGCGGGCGAACGAAGAGACGGTGATGGACCGCGCCGCGCTCGACGCCGGCCTCGACCGCATCTGGGAGGCGATGAGCGGCTGCATCGATCGCGGGCTAAAGCAGGAGGGCCGCCTGCCGGGCGGGCTCAACGTCAAGCGCCGGGCCCGGTCGATCCATGACAAGCTCGAGGAGGAGTGGCGCTCCAACCGCCAGAACCCGCTGCTCGCCAATGACTGGCTCTCGGTCTACGCGATGGCCGTCAACGAGGAGAATGCCGCCGGCGGGCGGGTGGTGACCGCGCCGACCAACGGGGCCGCCGGCGTCGTGCCGGCGACGGTCCGCTACTACCTGCATTTCCATCCGGACGCCGACCAGGAAGGCATCCGCGACTATCTGCTGACGGCGGCGGCGATCGGTGGCATCATCAAGCACAATGCCTCGATCTCGGGCGCCGAAGTCGGCTGCCAGGGGGAGGTGGGGTCGGCTTCCGCGATGGCGGCGGCGGGCCTCGCGGCCGTCATGGGCGGTTCGCCCGAGCAGATCGAGAATGCCGCGGAAATCGCCCTGGAGCATCACCTCGGCATGACCTGCGACCCCGTCGCCGGCCTCGTGCAGGTGCCCTGCATCGAGCGCAATGCGCTCGGCGCGGTGAAGGCGGTTACGGCGGCCTCGCTCGCGCTCAAGGGGACGGGCGAGCATTTCGTGCCGCTCGATGCGTGCGTCGAGACGATGCGCCAGACCGGCCTCGACATGAGCGAAAAGTACAAGGAAACCTCGCTCGGCGGGCTTGCCGTCAACGTCGTCGAGTGCTGA
- the lipB gene encoding lipoyl(octanoyl) transferase LipB: MQRTEIEAKMFPLPGSPPVRWRISDGLVPYEEALAVMEAEVAAIADGRADELVWLLEHPPLYTAGTSADPADLKEPDRFPVHATGRGGEYTYHGPGQRVGYVMLDLKRRRQDVRAYVAALEEVIIRTLEQMNVRGERREDRVGVWVRRPEKPRLADGSMAEDKVAALGIRLRRWVSFHGFSLNVDPDLSHFGGIVPCGITAYGVTSLVDLGLPVMMPDVDIRLRTAFEEVFGPTVAETSLPSGEGKAAVAGA; encoded by the coding sequence ATGCAACGCACAGAAATAGAAGCGAAAATGTTTCCCCTGCCCGGCTCTCCGCCGGTGCGCTGGAGAATCTCCGACGGCCTCGTTCCCTACGAGGAAGCGCTCGCCGTTATGGAGGCGGAAGTCGCCGCGATCGCCGACGGCCGCGCCGATGAACTCGTCTGGCTGCTGGAACACCCGCCGCTCTATACCGCCGGCACCAGCGCCGACCCTGCCGACCTGAAGGAGCCCGACCGTTTCCCTGTCCATGCGACGGGACGGGGCGGCGAATACACCTATCATGGCCCCGGCCAGCGGGTCGGCTACGTCATGCTCGACCTGAAGCGGCGGCGCCAGGACGTCCGCGCCTATGTGGCCGCACTGGAAGAGGTGATCATCCGCACGCTCGAGCAGATGAACGTGCGTGGCGAACGCCGCGAGGATCGCGTCGGCGTGTGGGTCCGGCGACCGGAAAAGCCGCGGCTCGCCGACGGCTCGATGGCCGAGGACAAGGTCGCGGCGCTCGGCATCCGCCTGCGCCGTTGGGTGAGCTTCCACGGCTTCTCGCTCAACGTCGATCCGGACCTCTCCCATTTCGGTGGCATCGTGCCCTGCGGGATCACCGCCTATGGCGTGACGAGCCTGGTCGATCTCGGCCTGCCGGTGATGATGCCGGATGTCGACATCCGCTTGCGAACGGCCTTCGAGGAGGTCTTCGGCCCGACGGTCGCGGAAACGTCCTTGCCGTCGGGCGAGGGAAAAGCAGCCGTCGCCGGCGCCTGA
- a CDS encoding DMT family transporter encodes MSIDRTHQFPGIPLALGSALLFGASPPLSKLLMDSIDPWLLAGILYLGAGVGLVLVHFGRRWIGLEGVEAPIRLSDLPWLLAVVVFGGLLGPLLLMFGLSLTTAASGSLLLNLEGLATMAIAWIVFRENVDRRLLLGAIAILTGAALLSWNGQGIAVDKGSLLVALACLAWGIDNNLTRKLSSSDPVQIAMIKGLAAGATNLILALAIGAPVPSPAAIGAGAILGFFGVGISLVLFMLALRHLGTARTGAYFSLAPFIGAMLSIIFLREPLTFQIGFASLLMGTGLWLHLTERHEHLHVHEAFEHEHAHVHDVHHQHYHDGPATEPHSHRHRHAPLTHSHPHYPDLHHRHTHD; translated from the coding sequence ATGTCCATCGACCGCACGCATCAGTTTCCCGGCATTCCGCTCGCACTCGGCTCGGCCCTGCTGTTCGGCGCATCGCCGCCGTTGTCGAAGCTTCTGATGGACAGCATCGATCCATGGCTGCTGGCCGGCATCCTTTATCTCGGCGCCGGAGTCGGGCTCGTGCTTGTTCATTTCGGGCGCCGATGGATCGGGCTGGAAGGTGTGGAGGCGCCGATTCGGCTCTCCGATCTTCCATGGCTGCTTGCGGTGGTGGTTTTCGGCGGTCTTCTCGGCCCGCTGCTCCTGATGTTCGGCCTCTCCCTGACGACGGCGGCCTCGGGGTCGCTGCTCCTCAACCTCGAAGGTCTCGCGACCATGGCGATCGCCTGGATCGTCTTCCGTGAGAACGTCGACCGTCGTCTGCTGCTCGGCGCAATTGCGATATTGACCGGTGCCGCACTTCTGTCCTGGAACGGACAGGGCATAGCAGTCGACAAGGGCAGCCTTCTGGTCGCCCTTGCGTGCCTCGCATGGGGCATCGACAACAACCTGACCCGCAAGCTGTCTTCGTCCGATCCTGTGCAGATCGCGATGATCAAGGGGCTGGCCGCCGGCGCGACCAACCTGATCCTAGCCCTCGCGATCGGAGCGCCCGTTCCCTCGCCGGCAGCGATCGGGGCCGGCGCAATCCTCGGCTTCTTCGGCGTCGGCATCAGCCTCGTGCTGTTCATGCTGGCTTTACGGCATCTCGGGACGGCCCGGACGGGGGCCTATTTCTCCCTCGCACCGTTCATCGGGGCGATGCTCAGTATCATCTTCCTACGGGAGCCACTCACATTCCAGATCGGGTTTGCCAGCCTGCTGATGGGCACAGGACTTTGGCTGCACCTGACGGAGCGCCATGAGCATCTTCATGTTCATGAAGCGTTCGAACACGAACACGCCCATGTTCACGACGTGCACCACCAGCATTACCACGATGGCCCCGCCACCGAGCCCCATTCACACCGGCACCGGCACGCGCCGCTGACCCACAGCCATCCGCATTATCCGGACCTTCACCACCGGCATACACACGACTGA
- the mgtE gene encoding magnesium transporter, producing MTDTGEEFLVRPPQDELPDDIYAEDGSVRSDFLALVGAAIADRDTLFLRQRVARLHESELGDLIEAIQPEQRLALVRLLGDDFDLTALTEVDEAIRLQIVDQMSNEQIAAAIGDLDSDDAVYILEDLDHEDREEILAKLPFTERVRLRRALDYPESSAGRRMQTEFVAVPPFWTVGQTIDYMRDEDDLPESFTQIFVIDPTFKLLGTVDLDRILRTKRQMKIETVMRETSHAIPAEMDQEEAAQLFEQYDLLSAAVVDENDRLVGVLTIDDVVDVIQEEAEEDLLRLGGVGDEELSDSVIETSRSRVPWLAVNLVTAFISASVISLFEGTIEQVVALAILMPIVAGMGGNAGSQTMTVTVRALATRNLDIHNAWRVARREAGVGLINGALFGTLVGVVAAIWFRDVSIGGIITTAMLINMFAAAMAGITIPVLLHRSGTDPAVSSAVFVTAITDTTGFLSFLGLATWWFMSG from the coding sequence ATGACGGACACCGGCGAAGAATTCCTCGTTCGGCCACCGCAGGACGAACTCCCCGACGACATCTATGCCGAGGACGGCTCCGTCCGGTCCGATTTCCTCGCCCTGGTCGGTGCGGCGATCGCCGACCGCGACACGCTTTTCCTGCGCCAGCGCGTGGCGCGGCTGCACGAATCGGAGCTCGGCGACCTCATCGAGGCGATCCAGCCGGAACAGCGTCTCGCCCTCGTGCGCCTTCTCGGCGACGATTTCGACCTGACCGCGCTCACCGAAGTCGACGAGGCGATTCGCCTGCAAATCGTCGACCAGATGTCGAACGAACAGATCGCCGCCGCGATCGGCGATCTCGATTCGGACGACGCCGTCTACATTCTCGAGGATCTCGACCACGAGGACCGCGAGGAAATCCTCGCCAAGCTGCCGTTCACCGAGCGGGTGCGCCTGCGCCGGGCGCTCGATTATCCGGAAAGCTCGGCCGGCCGGCGCATGCAGACGGAGTTCGTCGCGGTGCCGCCCTTCTGGACGGTCGGGCAGACGATCGACTACATGCGTGACGAGGACGACCTGCCGGAGAGTTTTACCCAGATCTTCGTCATCGACCCGACCTTCAAGCTACTCGGCACCGTCGACCTCGACCGCATCCTGCGCACCAAGCGCCAGATGAAGATCGAGACGGTCATGCGCGAGACCAGCCACGCGATCCCGGCCGAGATGGACCAGGAAGAGGCGGCCCAGCTCTTCGAGCAATACGACCTTCTCTCGGCGGCCGTCGTCGACGAGAACGACCGGCTCGTCGGCGTGCTCACCATCGACGACGTCGTCGACGTCATCCAGGAAGAAGCGGAGGAGGACCTTCTGCGTCTCGGCGGCGTGGGCGACGAAGAGCTGTCGGACAGCGTCATCGAGACCTCGCGTTCGCGGGTTCCGTGGCTCGCCGTCAATCTCGTCACCGCCTTCATCTCGGCCTCGGTGATCTCGCTCTTCGAAGGGACGATCGAACAGGTGGTGGCGCTGGCGATCCTGATGCCGATCGTCGCCGGCATGGGCGGCAATGCCGGCTCGCAGACGATGACCGTTACCGTCCGGGCGCTCGCGACCCGCAATCTCGACATTCACAATGCATGGCGGGTCGCGCGCCGCGAGGCGGGTGTCGGCCTCATCAACGGGGCGCTCTTCGGAACGCTCGTCGGTGTCGTCGCTGCGATCTGGTTCCGTGACGTCTCGATCGGCGGCATCATCACGACCGCCATGCTGATCAACATGTTCGCAGCCGCGATGGCGGGCATCACCATCCCGGTGCTGCTTCACCGGTCGGGCACGGACCCGGCAGTTTCCTCCGCTGTCTTCGTGACCGCGATCACCGATACGACCGGCTTCCTGAGCTTTCTCGGGCTTGCGACCTGGTGGTTCATGTCCGGATGA